In Delphinus delphis chromosome X, mDelDel1.2, whole genome shotgun sequence, the DNA window CGGTGGGAAGATGAGAGCGGAGGACTGGCTCCCCCGCCCGCTCCCAAGCTCAGCTGATTTTCCATAGGCCGACTAGAAAGGAGGCAGCAGGAGGGCCGCGGGGCGAGCTCTGCAGGGCCGGGTCATCAGCGGACTCCTGAGAGGCAGGGAATCGGCCTCAGCGCCGACCTGTTCCGCCCTCGGGCAGTGAGCGGGGGCGAGCGAACCCCTGGCCCGCCTTCTCCCCAGAGTCCCAGCTCCCCGACTCCGCCGACCGGGCCCGACTAGTTCCTCCGCCCCTTCTCATCCCCGCGGGCTTCCCGGCTCAGTCGCCGCGGGGCCCGGGTCCGGGCCGGTCCCCGTGCTCCGGGGTGCGGGGGGGGGTTGCGGGGGCGCTGGGGAACGCGACACGGGGGGCGGGGCCGCGACGCCAGGCGCGCCCCTCGCGCGACTTCCGGCAGCGGCAGCTGGTTCTGGCGCGCGCCCGGGGCGGCGGCGCGCGGCGGGGGTCTGTAGGGCTTCGCGCCGGCCGGAGTGGACGCCGCCGCGGCCGCCATGCATCTAACAGTGAAGGCGCTCCAGGGCCGCGAGTGCAACCTGCAGGTAGCGCCGCCGGTCCCCGCCGCCGTGCCGGCTCACGCGGTTGGCCCCTGGGCGCagggccgggccgagggcggggACGAACCGGGCGGGCTGGCCGCTCAGGGGAAGCCAGGAGAGCCGCCCTCCGCGGGGGCTGCGGCCTCACCGCCTGCCTCTCACCCTCGGCCCGGCCAGGTGTCGGAGGACGAGCTGGTGTCCACGCTGAAACATCTGGTCTCCGAGAGGCTGAACGTCCCCGTCCGCCAGCAGCGGCTGCTGTTCAAGGGCAAGGCCCTGGCAGGTAACCGGGGAGAGGAGACGCCCGGGGAGCCCCGCGGGAAGTCAGGGGATGGGGCGTCCGGGCCGATCCCGGGCAGCAGTGGAGTGGAGGGGGCTCTGGCCACTTGACCCCCGGGGAGGCTGCATCCTCAGCCGGATGCCGCGGCGCTCCGCCTGGCCTCCCCGAGGCCTTTCCCACCACCGCGGGCCACAGCTCCATCAATCTCTCTCGGGCAGATGGGAAAAGACTCTCCGATTACAGCATTGGGCCCAATTCCAAGCTCAACCTAGTGGTCAAACCTCTGGAGAAGGTGTTACTGGAAGAAAGCAGCGCGCGGACAGTGgccgaggccccgcccccacccccggccacCTGGCCTCTAATCTCCAAAGTCCTGGCCCGTCACTTCAGCGCCGCAGATGCCAGCAGAGTCCTGGACCAACTCCAGAGGGTGAGCAGGGTCGCCCGGGACTCCCACGTCCCACCCAGCCGCTCGCAGCCCCTGCCCCTATCCCAGTGTCCCCCCGACCCGCGCCGCTGAATCCTCCTGGCCTTCTCTCCTCAGGATTACGAGAGGTCCCTGAGCCGCCTGACGCTGGACGACATCGAACGCTTGGCTGGCCGCTTCCTGCACCCTGAAGTGACTGAAGCTATGGAGAAGGGGTTCTCCAAGTAGGATTCTCGGAGTGTGGGGAGGAGCCGGGCCAGGCCACAAACTGCATGTAGCATTAAATGTGTTCTCATGTTGCAATTCGGCTCATAATACTAGCTGGCGGGTACGCGGGTACCTGTATCCGGCTCTTGACCTGGGTTTGCTCCCACGTTTGGCGCTAGtgctgaagtgggagagccacaATCTGAGTCCAGCCAGCTTCTAGAAGTGCCTCAGGGTGAGAGGGTTGTTTGGGAGGGTTCTGAGGGGTGGGCTTTGGCATTCCGTGTTCAGCCCACTGAGGATGAACCCTCGAGCAATACCTTTCCAGGCCTGAAAGGGGAAGCAGCTGGCCCCTGCTGCCCAGTCCTGTCACCTCGCCTCTGGCAGGTCTGACATTGGCAGGTCAAGTGACAGCCAGCCTTGGGCCCCCTCAAGCTGCTGCCACCAGTGTGCACTCGATGAAGGGAAAGCGTGTTGGGGGGTCTGGGACGTCACCCAGCTCTGGagtgttaccttgggcaagtccctgtGCCATGTTGGTCCCCAGCCATTGACTCTGCACAGTGAGGGCCACTCCTTAGACCTCAGTCAGTTTCCTTTACCCCCAACTCCCCCGGCGTCGGGAGTCTGCAGCCATCCTCCCCCTTGTGTCCCAGATACAAAGTGAGGCCAAAAGCTGAGTGATGGCCAAGCGTGGCCCAGAGATGGGATGCCCTGGCCCTTAGTGTCACAGCTTTTCTCTGGGCACCCCCTCTGCTTGTCTCCTCCTGGACACGGGCGGTCCTCGACCCTTAGAGATGACAGGTGATGGGCTCGAGGTTACTCAGCCAGGCCCCTACACCCTGCGCTCACCCACAGCCTGAAAGTAGACCCTTCCCCTGCcgcgtgtgtacagggacttTCACTGTGCACACCACTCACTGCCTGACAAGGAACCTTggggggccagggaggggcagAAGCCGCTGGCGGGTGGGCCCTAGAGATCATCGAGGCACCTGCTCCTTGGAGGAGGGCGCCTGGGCCGCCCTCCTGCCTGGGCCTCGTGGGGTAAGCGCCGGGTCCCGGGCTGGGAGGACGGACAGAGGCCTGACGGGCAAAGGCTTTGAAGAACAGATGGAAggccctggccccgccccgcaGCAGGGCCCGTGTGACAGACTTGCCTGCACTCTCATTTCGCTTCCGTCAGGAAGGTTTATACTGACACTTCCAGTCGCACTAGAGGTGAATGTGAGACTTTGATCTGAAAGGAACTGTATTAGCTGGGCGGCTTTTGGTTTCCAGTAATTGATTTAACCGTAGAGGAAGTTGGTTTaagcaataaaagaaatgtattggTTTACGAAACTGAGAAGTCCAGGGGTATTGGCAGCAGATAAACAGTTTCACCAAATACCCAGTTTCTTCCTACCTCCCCTCTGCACTCTGCAGCGTCTGCTTCATCCCAGGCCTCTGCCTCAGGATCAGAAGATGGTTGCCTGCAGCTTCCACCAAATCCCTCGATCACAGCCAGCAAGGAGCACCTTCCCGACCTGTAGCGTAGCTTCTTTCCCAG includes these proteins:
- the UBL4A gene encoding ubiquitin-like protein 4A isoform X1, with protein sequence MHLTVKALQGRECNLQVSEDELVSTLKHLVSERLNVPVRQQRLLFKGKALADGKRLSDYSIGPNSKLNLVVKPLEKVLLEESSARTVAEAPPPPPATWPLISKVLARHFSAADASRVLDQLQRDYERSLSRLTLDDIERLAGRFLHPEVTEAMEKGFSNVCFIPGLCLRIRRWLPAASTKSLDHSQQGAPSRPVA
- the UBL4A gene encoding ubiquitin-like protein 4A isoform X2; the protein is MHLTVKALQGRECNLQVSEDELVSTLKHLVSERLNVPVRQQRLLFKGKALADGKRLSDYSIGPNSKLNLVVKPLEKVLLEESSARTVAEAPPPPPATWPLISKVLARHFSAADASRVLDQLQRDYERSLSRLTLDDIERLAGRFLHPEVTEAMEKGFSK